The Sediminicola sp. YIK13 genomic sequence GAACTTATTGCGCCATTAAAAGGGTTTGCGGGCAGCATGCTGGCGGTTCATTACGTGGCCCCGGCACATCTCATTGGAGGCCTTCTTATTATTTTTGGGTTATATACCCGATGGGCGGTACTTACCCAGCTGCCAATAATAATTGGTGCAGTCCTCATTAATTTTATCGGGGAAATGAATGCCACCAATCTAATTTTGGCCATAACAGTATTTATAGTGTGTGTTTTCTTTCTTTTTTATGGATCGGGAAAACATTCAACTGACTATTACCTCAAAATGGAATCTTGACGATACGATTGGAACAATTGCAATTTCTTTCCCATACATAGCTGGATTGCCTATGTCCATTCCATGCTTATACTATTGCACCTGAAGTGTGGCAATATTTAATTTTTGGAGTGGCTCTGTAAAATTGACCAAAACCTCTCTTTTATTTTGATCGGGTGCCCCAAAATTTTCATAAATGCTGCATTTTAAAGTAAAGCTCTCCTTTTTATTGATGCTGCTACTGCCTAAAAAGGTTGCATTGAAAACCCATTTTCCCTTTACGTCCCCATAAAATTCGAATTCCTCACTGCTGTATCCATTGGATATCTCATCCTCGATTCTTTCTGGATTTGACAACGTACTGTGGTCCCATTTAAAAAATCTGTTTTGAGGATTTACAAATTGTAATTCAAAATCCGCCCTCGGGGTATTCCACTCAAAAACCAAACGCACATTGTATTTCAAATTATTGAAGTATTTAGGATCTACTGTGGTCGTATTCAATTGGCTCTTATGAAGAAATAGGATATTGCGAATTTCACGATCAAGGGTTTTTGATATCACCTCTTTGTTCAATGTAGCGCCTATGTCACCTTTATCCAGTGCCAATAATCGATCTAGGGCCGGTTGCCACTTCCCTTGGTCCCTTAATGCTAAAGCAATGTCCAAATAAGATTGTACCTCTTTGGGGTCTACACTTATAATTCTATCATTTATGTGCACAACTTCCTTAAATGCCCCAACGGAAGATAAGGCAAGAGAAGCTGCTCTTAATTTAGAAATATCCTCAGGGAATAATTCGACAACATTGGATAAGACGCGAATAGCCAGTGCTGGGTTGTCCGGTTTAAAATAATTAAAAGCATCCATATAAAATTGAACACTACTACCATTAAAATTACGTAGGGCAATATAATTTTCGTAAGCTTCCTTTGGTGAGGTGGATTTAAGCAACGATTTATAAACAGGGGTGAAAGTAGATTCTTCCAAATCGGTATCCTCTTCATAAATATTATTCTTTAAGCGGGCCAAATCCGGCTTCTCGCCATTTGTTTTTGACACCTTAGAGCTTTTTGTAGTGATCAATATGACCCCATTGGCGCCTAGTGTGCCGTATTGTGTGGTAGCTGCCATCCCCTTTAATACTGTGATATCCGCTATGTTATCAGGATTTAAAAACCCAAAATTCGCCATCGGAGAAGATTCATTGGAATTGGATTGCTGCTGCGGCACCCCATCTATAACGATAAGACCATAATTATTCAATAACATAGAATTATCGGTACGCATTTTTACCTGACTGATATCTTGATTTTGCTTTACCTCTACTCCCGAAAATTTATTCTGTACAGATTGTGAAACATTGGTTTGTATTGGAGTAATATCCTCCTCGCCTATGGATTGTACAGCCACACCCACTCTATCTTCGTCTGCATCACCAGACGCAGTCCTCACTGTTCTACCTTCCTTGTTATCCTTTATATTTTCTGTCACAACAACCTCCTCCAAATTTATTCCTGGCGATCTTGGTTCACTTGCTTCAGCTGTATCAGAATTGGATGCTTTAGGGGAGTCTGTTACGTCCTTCTTTTCTTCCAAAATGCCATAGTCGAATATCCTGGCCCTATTGGTCACCAACAGTTTGTTAAGTCCAAATTGATCCTTATAAGGGTTACTGTTTATAATAAAGGTCTTAACCCCAAAATTTGGAACTGTACTGACCATATTCTGGTTCCCATCTGTGAAGAGCAATAAATCGGTATGATGTAAGGAGATAACTTGTTCCAGTACGCTATAATTGGTAGCACCATCATAAACAATATTTTCTAATCTTTCCTGTAGTGATTTCCAATTACCGTCCTTGATCTGGATTTCTTGATTTTCCACTACAGCATTACTGAAAATAACGAGGTTGACTTTTACCTCTTTGTTGACCTTGAAGTAATTTTCTAGGAATTTAAGATCATTATCAATAATCCTATCACCCATAGAAAGGGATGCGTCCCATCCTATCATTACATATTTTTCATTTTGTGCTTGAATTGAAGCACAGACAAATATGATGAGACATATCAGTAATTTTTTGAATATCATCACAGCAATTTTAGTTTCCTTGGTGCTCCTTAATTCTCGGAATCAACAACAATTCTGTTTGTCGTCCATTGACATACCTAAAGCCATCATCTCCATAAAATCCGGCTTCTTCCAACATTATACGGATATCCCTTTTCCATTCTGGAATTGTAATGGTGGTGTTTAATTCTATGGCGTAAACCGTATTTGGGTTCAAGGGATAATTTTCACCATCATCTTTCATCACCCCTCCTTGCGAATCCCACATTCCAATGGTAGTACCTGCAGAGTGACCGTATAAGCCTAAGGGATGTGTATAAATTGATGGCCTTAATCCTACGGCTTTTGCTTCGGAAAGCGACTTTGCCAAGATTTCATTCCCTGTTCTACCGGCTATCATGTTATTTGTCAAGAAGTCCTGTACCCTATTCCCATCTTTTAGGCCATTGACCAAAAATGCTGGAGCTGCCTTTTCCTCCGGCTTTAAAACATAGGCCAGTTCCTGACAGTCAGTATTCAAACGCAAATAGGTAATTCCAAAATCGCAATGCAGCAAATCTCCCGGTAGTATCACCATATCATCTGGTCTACCTGAGAAGGAATATAGGTGTGAGACCAATTCCTCGCTGCTCCTTTGAATATCTACTGTAGGATGGAACCAAGTTTCCAACCCTAAATCCGTTACTTTTTGTCTCATCCACCATTCAACTTCGGTAGTGGTGGTAACTCCTGGGGTAATTACCTTTTCAGAAAATGCCTCTGCTATAATATCATGGGTAATGTCTACCAATTGATTATAAATCACCATTTCCCTTGCAGTCCTTGTTTCTATCCACCCTACGGCCAGTTTTTCTGCCGAGGACACGCTAGACCTGTATTTTTGTGGAAGATTTGCCATAAACTCATCATAATCGGTCTTGTCCAAACCATCTGCTATATTATGGTCCTTGGAAAAATTAAGACCTATTATGGACGGATTCCTTTCCTCAATTAATTGCATTAGTCTTTTCCATTGATCAGGTTCCTTTTCCTTATCCCAAGCAGATGTAATACTCTCTCCGACATTATAACGTGCAACAGCAAGTTTTTCAATACTATTCTTGGACTTGTTTCTGTAAAACATCAGAATGGTTCTCCTTCTTGCATTTAACCAAGTTGCAGGCAACATTGTTTTAATGACAGGGTCTTCATTATATTCCCTTGAGATAACAATCCACATATCTATTCCTGTCTTGTCCATTAAGGCAGGTAATAATACATTGAAGCGCTCCTCCATAATTTCATCCACCACCTTGGCCCGTTCTACCTCAGGTAATATTTGTTGAGCCGTAACGGAAACGTTAATCAATAAAAAAAGAAATAAAAAAATAGTTC encodes the following:
- a CDS encoding DoxX family protein — protein: MGTIKTLNKWANKHTYYPLDLLRIALGLFLFIKGLYFIGNTQMIMELIAPLKGFAGSMLAVHYVAPAHLIGGLLIIFGLYTRWAVLTQLPIIIGAVLINFIGEMNATNLILAITVFIVCVFFLFYGSGKHSTDYYLKMES
- a CDS encoding M24 family metallopeptidase; protein product: MRTIFLFLFLLINVSVTAQQILPEVERAKVVDEIMEERFNVLLPALMDKTGIDMWIVISREYNEDPVIKTMLPATWLNARRRTILMFYRNKSKNSIEKLAVARYNVGESITSAWDKEKEPDQWKRLMQLIEERNPSIIGLNFSKDHNIADGLDKTDYDEFMANLPQKYRSSVSSAEKLAVGWIETRTAREMVIYNQLVDITHDIIAEAFSEKVITPGVTTTTEVEWWMRQKVTDLGLETWFHPTVDIQRSSEELVSHLYSFSGRPDDMVILPGDLLHCDFGITYLRLNTDCQELAYVLKPEEKAAPAFLVNGLKDGNRVQDFLTNNMIAGRTGNEILAKSLSEAKAVGLRPSIYTHPLGLYGHSAGTTIGMWDSQGGVMKDDGENYPLNPNTVYAIELNTTITIPEWKRDIRIMLEEAGFYGDDGFRYVNGRQTELLLIPRIKEHQGN
- a CDS encoding TonB-dependent receptor plug domain-containing protein; its protein translation is MIFKKLLICLIIFVCASIQAQNEKYVMIGWDASLSMGDRIIDNDLKFLENYFKVNKEVKVNLVIFSNAVVENQEIQIKDGNWKSLQERLENIVYDGATNYSVLEQVISLHHTDLLLFTDGNQNMVSTVPNFGVKTFIINSNPYKDQFGLNKLLVTNRARIFDYGILEEKKDVTDSPKASNSDTAEASEPRSPGINLEEVVVTENIKDNKEGRTVRTASGDADEDRVGVAVQSIGEEDITPIQTNVSQSVQNKFSGVEVKQNQDISQVKMRTDNSMLLNNYGLIVIDGVPQQQSNSNESSPMANFGFLNPDNIADITVLKGMAATTQYGTLGANGVILITTKSSKVSKTNGEKPDLARLKNNIYEEDTDLEESTFTPVYKSLLKSTSPKEAYENYIALRNFNGSSVQFYMDAFNYFKPDNPALAIRVLSNVVELFPEDISKLRAASLALSSVGAFKEVVHINDRIISVDPKEVQSYLDIALALRDQGKWQPALDRLLALDKGDIGATLNKEVISKTLDREIRNILFLHKSQLNTTTVDPKYFNNLKYNVRLVFEWNTPRADFELQFVNPQNRFFKWDHSTLSNPERIEDEISNGYSSEEFEFYGDVKGKWVFNATFLGSSSINKKESFTLKCSIYENFGAPDQNKREVLVNFTEPLQKLNIATLQVQ